One Setaria italica strain Yugu1 chromosome I, Setaria_italica_v2.0, whole genome shotgun sequence DNA window includes the following coding sequences:
- the LOC101786086 gene encoding nascent polypeptide-associated complex subunit alpha, muscle-specific form produces the protein MAAAAAPAAGAGKGKRKRPLSEDDVYLLLHRYAPGTILTALQEVAQHAEGGRRIDWKAVVGKSATGITSAREYQMLWRHFAYNHDLDETVDAGDQPLGDDSDLELEPEPVPNPSKEALSEASALAKALISGSSREQASGQRVNLDAPVLNSPNEKIVRVPSEKQLAQGHRITNVTGPVSNSKQASHLGPSPGSLDPNGPSKKKKKPKAWSKEEDADLAAGVQKFGEGNWDYISNKCKFDRTPDQLSQRWALICKRPGGSTKPASTKHGTVASSEERKDALKALSMAVGPIRRSSMLRPGAYQQGIQHKSAVFAPKIPEVRPAAAPSPALALPVPVPVPVPVPVPLPVKVQVNSPLPQGQQAPVQRAPPKLANASNKARKKQPAQPNPPVGPSSIKEAAFAAGGRLAPAEAAADFLKVTQNIRSQVTGSSKSSAGPKAPSVVVEPGTQPGSTQHLEPLSTSAHKSGPSVLTTHATEQGHGASEVAVVNPPGPSDGAHSLETKKALSTTPVPGSCDIEEKEDDSTFCVITIDDLFPEDAMQPETVDLKAKQPEIVDQKANQQVEIVSQRAKQPETVDPKAKQPETADPKAKQPENADPKAKQPDALNPKVEMVDPKDKDMLEFDQFVASQGGVNTDHLDKSKTGGSASQAQGLAGSQKKQVKLMPTVGKGNPVSAAAPATVKRIKTPVPHLVNPVPAGTPRGIVGTVNANAPNKTLVRKAATPAPAGVQAPPLKKHAVNIKGNQAMQPSTAVAGSGVPASNQASVAVNGASKANPPPSSAQASAVVNIGSKANPPSSGQASMVVNVGGKANPPSSGQASVVVNVGSKANPPSSGQASAAVNGANRVANPQSSRQASVVVNGANRAANPQSSSQVSVAVNGSNSAANVPSSSQAGAAASGAANKSNPPGAPKQ, from the exons atggcggctgcggcggcgccggcggcgggggcggggaagGGGAAGCGGAAGCGCCCCCTCTCCGAGGACGACGtctacctcctcctccacag GTACGCGCCTGGGACGATCCTGACGGCGCTGCAGGAGGTGGCGCAGCACGCGGAGGGCGGCAGGCGCATCGACTGGAAGGCGGTGGTGGGGAAATCGGCCACGGGGATCACCTCCGCGCGCGAATACCAGATGCTCTGGCGCCACTTCGCGTACAACCACGACCTCGACGAGACCGTCGACGCCGGCGACCAGCCTCTG GGCGATGACAGTGACCTGGAATTGGAGCCTGAACCAGTTCCCAACCCGAGCAAGGAAGCTTTATCTGAGGCCTCTGCATTAGCCAAg GCACTAATATCCGGATCTTCACGTGAGCAAGCATCTGGTCAACGTGTTAATTTGGATGCTCCTGTGCTGAACTCCCCAAATGAAAAGATAGTGCGGGTTCCATCTGAGAAACAGCTTGCTCAGGGTCACCGTATAACAAACGTTACAGGTCCTGTTTCCAACTCAAAACAGGCATCCCATTTAGGGCCCTCTCCTGGTTCTTTGGATCCAAATGGACcttctaaaaagaaaaagaagcctAAAGCATGGTCTAAAGAGGAGGATGCAGATCTAGCAGCTGGTGTACAGAAGTTTGGTGAAGGAAATTGGGATTATATTTCCAATAAGTGTAAATTTGATAGAACCCCTGATCAGTTGTCTCAG AGATGGGCGCTAATTTGCAAGCGTCCAGGAGGATCAACCAAGCCTGCTAGCACTAAGCATGGCACTGTCGCTAGCTCGGAGGAAAGAAAGGATGCTCTCAAGGCACTTTCGATGGCTGTTGGTCCTATCCGTAGATCATCTATGCTAAGGCCAG GAGCCTATCAACAAGGCATTCAGCATAAGTCTGCAGTGTTTGCTCCTAAGATACCTGAAGTAAGACCCGCAGCAGCCCCTTCACCAGCACTGGCGCTTCCGGTCCCAGTGCCGGTCCCAGTGCCAGTTCCTGTGCCTTTGCCTGTGAAAGTACAAGTCAATTCACCACTTCCTCAGGGGCAACAAGCACCTGTCCAACGTGCACCTCCAAAATTGGCAAATGCTTCAAATAAGGCTCGTAAGAAGCAACCTGCCCAACCAAATCCTCCTGTTGGTCCTTCCTCAATAAAAGAAGCAGCTTTTGCTGCTGGTGGACGACTTGCCCCAGCTGAAGCGGCCGCAGACTTCTTAAAAGTCACGCAGAACATAAGATCTCAAGTAACAGGATCTTCAAAATCTTCTGCAGGCCCTAAAGCACCGAGTGTGGTTGTTGAACCTGGTACACAACCTGGCAGCACTCAGCATCTAGAACCTCTAAGCACTAGCGCCCATAAATCTGGTCCTTCAGTTTTGACCACACATGCAACTGAGCAAGGTCATGGTGCTTCAGAGGTTGCCGTAGTTAATCCTCCAGGGCCATCTGATGGGGCACATTCATTGGAAACTAAGAAAGCATTGAGTACCACACCAGTTCCTGGTTCATGCGACATTGAGGAAAAGGAGGATGACTCTACATTTTGTGTTATCACTATAGATGACTTGTTCCCTGAAGATGCAATGCAGCCAGAAACTGTAGATCTCAAGGCAAAGCAGCCAGAAATTGTCGATCAGAAGGCAAATCAGCAAGTTGAAATTGTCAGTCAGAGGGCAAAGCAGCCGGAAACTGTGGATCCCAAGGCAAAGCAGCCAGAAACTGCGGATCCCAAGGCAAAGCAGCCAGAAAATGCAGATCCCAAGGCAAAGCAGCCAGATGCATTAAATCCTAAGGTTGAGATGGTAGATCCCAAGGATAAAGACATGCTTGAGTTTGATCAATTTGTTGCTTCTCAAGGAGGAGTAAACACAGATCATCTGGATAAAAGCAAGACTGGAGGAAGTGCTTCGCAGGCCCAAGGCCTTGCTGGCAGCCAGAAGAAGCAAGTGAAACTGATGCCCACGGTAGGGAAAGGCAACCCTGTATCAGCTGCAGCTCCAGCAACCGTAAAGAGAATCAAAACTCCTGTCCCACATTTAGTGAACCCGGTCCCAGCAGGCACCCCACGTGGCATTGTTGGCACAGTCAATGCCAATGCGCCGAATAAGACACTAGTAAGGAAGGCAGctactcctgctcctgctggtGTCCAAGCTCCTCCCCTGAAGAAGCATGCCGTGAACATAAAAGGCAACCAAGCGATGCAGCCCAGCACTGCTGTGGCTGGCTCTGGAGTACCGGCAAGCAACCAGGCTAGCGTGGCTGTGAATGGTGCTAGCAAGGCAAACCCGCCACCCAGCAGCGCCCAGGCTAGCGCGGTGGTGAATATTGGTAGCAAGGCGAATCCACCATCCAGCGGCCAGGCTAGCATGGTGGTGAATGTTGGTGGCAAGGCGAATCCACCATCCAGCGGCCAGGCTAGCGTGGTGGTGAATGTTGGTAGCAAGGCGAATCCACCATCTAGCGGCCAGGCTAGCGCGGCGGTGAATGGTGCTAACAGGGTGGCCAATCCCCAGTCCAGCAGACAGGCTAGTGTGGTGGTGAATGGCGCTAACAGGGCGGCGAATCCCCAGTCCAGCAGCCAGGTTAGTGTGGCGGTGAATGGTTCTAACAGTGCAGCAAATGTACCGTCCAGCAGCCAGGCTGGCGCAGCCGCGAGTGGTGCTGCTAACAAGTCGAATCCACCAGGAGCACCCAAGCAATAG
- the LOC101785685 gene encoding protein disulfide isomerase-like 5-3: protein MARSNQAERSITMALRLLPLPLLLLFVLRPQGCVASGDGGGEPAEFEIPRDGSVLELDESNFEAAVRAADFLFVDFYAPWCGHCKRLAPQLDEAAPVLAGLSTPIVVAKVNADKYRKLGSKYGVDGFPTLMLFDHGVPSEYTGSRNADLLVQNLKKFVAPDVSVLESDSAIKGFVEAADISFPLFIGFGVDESLIAEYGAKYKKKAWFSIAKDFSEDMMVVYDFDKFPALVSINPKYNEQSVFYGPFEGTFLEDFIRQSLLPLTVPINKETLKLLKDDGRKVVLTILEDESDENSPQLIKVLRSAANANHDLVFGYVGVQQWLEFTDTFDVKSSQLPKIMVWDTKEEYEVVEGSERLEEGDYGSQVSRFLEGYRAGRTIKNKVGRGSPTLLGLNAIYILIFLIAILGALMYFSGQGEEQQRPRRTHED from the exons ATGGCGAGATCGAATCAAGCGGAGCGGAGCATCACCATGGCGCTGCGGCTGCTGCcgcttccccttctcctcctcttcgttCTGCGGCCGCAGGGCTGCGTAGCCAGCGGCGATGGAGGAGGGGAGCCGGCGGAGTTCGAGATCCCTCGGGACGGGAGCGTGCTGGAGCTGGATGAGAGCAACTTCGAGGCGGCGGTGCGCGCCGCCGATTTCCTCTTCGTCGACTTCTACGCCCCCTGGTGCGGCCACTGCAAGCGCCTCGCCCCGCAG TTGGACGAGGCTGCTCCGGTGCTGGCTGGACTGAGCACACCCATCGTAGTTGCTAAAGTAAATGCCGACAAGTACAGGAAGCTCGGATCCAAATATGGAGTAGA TGGGTTCCCCACTCTGATGCTTTTTGACCATGGAGTACCCTCGGAGTACACGGGTTCAAGGAACGCCGATTTGCTTGTTCAGAACCTGAAGAAGTTTGTTGCCCCTGACGTTTCTGTCCTTGAGTCAGACTCAGCGATCAAAGGCTTTGTTGAGGCTGCTGACATCAGTTTTCCATTGTTTATCGGGTTTGGGGTGGATGAATCGTTGATTGCTGAATATGGAGCAAAGTACAAGAAGAAGGCATGGTTTTCTATAGCAAAGGATTTCTCCGAGGATATGATGGTTGTGTATGATTTTGACAAGTTTCCGGCATTGGTCTCCATTAACCCAAAATATAATGAGCAGAGTGTATTCTATGGCCCATTTGAAG GAACCTTTCTGGAAGATTTTATACGACAATCCCTACTGCCGTTAACTGTGCCCATCAACAAAGAGACTCTAAAGTTATTGAAAGATGATGGGAGGAAAGTTGTTCTTACAATTTTGGAGGATGAGTCAGATGAAAATTCTCCACAATTGATAAAAGTGTTGAGGTCTGCAGCCAACGCAAACCATGATTTGGTGTTCGGGTATGTAGGAGTCCAACAGTGGTTGGAATTCACTGATACTTTTGATGTGAAGAGCTCACAGCTGCCAAAGATTATGGTCTGGGACACAAAAGAGGAGTACGAAGTG GTTGAGGGTTCAGAGAGGCTTGAAGAAGGTGACTATGGATCCCAAGTTAGTCGTTTCCTTGAGGGATATAGGGCAGGAAGAACAATAAAGAATAAAGTGGGCCGTGGCTCCCCAACACTGCTCGGTCTCAATGCGATCTACATTCTCATCTTCTTGATCGCCATTCTCGGCGCTTTGATGTATTTTTCTGGGCAAggcgaggagcagcagcggccaAGAAGGACCCATGAAGACTGA
- the LOC101773419 gene encoding uncharacterized protein LOC101773419, with protein sequence MALNHGIRASLRFLVSTAEAASAPASRGFHSTGVRQMGAHAHEEPYYVHAKHMYNLHRMKHQQLKVSLAVLAAVGTGVGVPVYAVVFQQKKTASA encoded by the exons ATGGCGCTCAACCACGGAATACGGGCCAGCCTCCGCTTCCTCGTCTCCACTGCTgaggccgcctccgccccgg CTTCTCGTGGATTTCATTCCACTGGAGTAAGGCAGATGGGAGCACACGCGCATGAAGAGCCATACTACGTCCACGCCAAGCACATGTACAACCTGCACAGGATGAAGCACCAGCAGCTTAAGGTGTCCCTCGCCGTGCTGGCTGCTGTGGGCACTGGTGTTGGAGTCCCTGTGTATGCAGTTGTTTTCCAGCAGAAGAAGACTGCCTCTGCGTAG